The following proteins are encoded in a genomic region of Brachypodium distachyon strain Bd21 chromosome 1, Brachypodium_distachyon_v3.0, whole genome shotgun sequence:
- the LOC106865675 gene encoding leucine-rich repeat receptor-like protein kinase PXC1: MVGRGSLGTVYRVALPDGRMVAVKRLRDANPCGRDKFRRYMDLIGRLRHPNLVPLRAFYYAQQEKLLVYDYFPGSTRGLACIHGEYRGAAIPHGNVKSTNVLLLDDERGGVCAMVADFGLALLLSPAHAVARLEGYTTPEQRTGPPRLSQEADVYGFGVLILEALTDKVPAAQEDDGRNEQRTEPASKTDRLSQSK; this comes from the exons ATGGTGggccgcggcagcctgggcacAGTGTACAGAGTGGCGCTCCCCGACGGGCGAATGGTGGCCGTGAAGCGTCTCCGGGACGCGAACCCGTGCGGCCGCGACAAGTTCCGTCGGTACATGGATCTCATCGGCCGGCTCCGCCACCCAAACCTCGTCCCGCTCCGCGCCTTCTACTACGCCCAGCAGGAGAAGCTCCTCGTCTACGACTACTTCCCCGGATCca CGCGCGGGCTGGCTTGCATCCATGGCGAGTaccgcggcgccgccatccCGCACGGCAACGTCAAGTCCACCaacgtgctgctgctggacgaCGAACGCGGCGGAGTATGCGCCATGGTCGCCGACTTTGGGCTGGCCCTGCTCCTCAGCCCGGCCCACGCCGTGGCCCGCCTCGAGGGCTACACCACTCCGGAGCAGCGTACCGGGCCGCCGCGGCTGTCGCAGGAGGCCGACGTGTACGGCTTCGGGGTTCTGATCCTGGAGGCGCTCACCGACAAAGTCCCCGCGGCGCAGGAAGACGACGGAAGGAATGAGCAGAGGACCGAACCGGCATCAAAAACCGACCGGTTAAGCCAATCCAAGTAA
- the LOC100839188 gene encoding 26S proteasome regulatory subunit 6A homolog, with the protein MSSPAPQAAAAAAPMAVDDAEDDQLASMSTEDIVRASRLLDNEIRVLKDEVQRTNLELESLKDKIKENQEKIKLNKQLPYLVGNIVEILEMNPEDEAEEDGANIDLDSQRKGKCVVLKTSTRQTIFLPVVGLVDPDTLKPGDLVGVNKDSYLILDTLPSEYDSRVKAMEVDEKPTEDYNDVGGLEKQIQELVEAIVLPMTHKDRFQKLGIRPPKGVLLYGPPGTGKTLMARACAAQTNATFLKLAGPQLVQMFIGDGAKLVRDAFQLAKEKAPCIIFIDEIDAIGTKRFDSEVSGDREVQRTMLELLNQLDGFSSDERIKVIAATNRADILDPALMRSGRLDRKIEFPHPSEEARARILQIHSRKMNVNPDVNFEELARSTDDFNGAQLKAVCVEAGMLALRRDATEVTHEDFNEGIIQVQAKKKSSLNYYA; encoded by the exons ATGTCGTCACCTGCGCCCcaggctgctgcggcggctgcgccGATGGCCGTGGATGACGCGGAGGACGACCAGCTGGCCTCGATGTCCACGGAGGACATCGTCCGGGCCTCCCGCCTCCTCGACAACGAGATCCGCGTCCTCAAG gacgaggtccaGCGGACGAACCTGGAGCTGGAGTCGTTGAAGGACAAGATCAAGGAGAACCAGGAGAAGATTAAGCTCAACAAGCAGCTGCCTTACCTCGTCGGCAACATCGTGGAG ATTTTGGAAATGAACCCTGAGGATGAAGCTGAGGAGGATGGTGCTAACATTGATTTAGACTCacaaaggaaaggaaaatgtGTTGTTTTAAAAACCTCCACGAGACAA ACTATATTCCTCCCTGTGGTTGGGCTAGTTGACCCTGACACGCTCAAGCCTGGTGACTTGGTTGGAGTCAACAAAGATAGCTACCTGATACTAGATACACTGCCTTCAGAGTATGATTCAAGAGTAAAAGCAATGGAGGTGGATGAAAAACCCACAGAGGACTATAATGATGTTGGGGGTCTTGAAAAGCAG ATTCAAGAGCTTGTAGAGGCAATAGTTCTGCCCATGACACACAAAGACCGGTTCCAAAAGTTGGGTATCCGTCCTCCCAAGGGGGTTCTTTTATATGGACCACCTGGAACTGGGAAGACACTGATGGCTCGTGCATGTGCTGCACAGACTAATGCAACGTTCCTGAAATTAGCTGGCCCACAGCTCGTACAG ATGTTCATCGGAGATGGGGCAAAACTTGTACGCGATGCTTTCCAGCTGGCTAAAGAAAAAGCTCCTTGCATCATTTTCATTGATGAAATCGATGCGATTGGTACCAAGAGATTTGATAG tGAAGTTAGTGGTGACAGAGAAGTTCAACGGACTATGTTGGAATTGCTGAATCAACTGGATGGATTTAGCAGCGACGAGAGAATAAAG GTCATTGCTGCAACGAACCGTGCTGACATTCTTGATCCTGCTCTGATGCGATCGGGTCGTTTGGACCGGAAAATCGAATTTCCTCATCCATCTGAAGAAGCAAGAGCTAGAATCTTGCAA ATTCattcaagaaaaatgaatgtaAACCCAGATGTGAATTTTGAAGAGTTGGCTCGCTCTACAGATGATTTCAATGGAGCGCAGCTGAAGGCTGTTTGTGTAGAAGCTGGTATGCTTGCACTACGGCGAGATGCCACGGAG GTAACTCATGAGGATTTCAACGAGGGGATAATACAAGTCCAGGCCAAGAAGAAGTCGAGCCTGAACTACTATGCTTAA